A part of Myxococcus landrumus genomic DNA contains:
- a CDS encoding non-ribosomal peptide synthetase has translation MSATTPRPIDALMQHLRGLDIRLWLEGERLRFSAPPGALTPELQAELKERKAELITFLQGAAQATRGATETIPPRPRDEASPLSSSQQRLWFLEQLEGPSGAYTMPAALRLTGALDVHALERALTAIVRRHEVLRTRYAMDGGRPFQHLLPDATVTLERVDLEPLPTETRLPEVHRRASEEARAPFDLSRDLPLRARLLRLEAREHVLLLTLHHIASDGWSLGVLMRELAAHYQALTAGGEAALPALPIQYADYAHWQRRRSEDGALKAHVEWWRERLSGAPALLELPTDRPRPASQRFLGATRRFTVPSALTGQLKQRARDAEATLFMTLLTAFGVLLSRYSGQRDVVVGTPIANRPASTEALIGLFANTLPLRVSLEGDPTFSALLREVRRDTLTAYSHQEVPLEQLVEALQPARDLSHPPLFQVLLTLQNTPPAPLALPGLALELLVVESGTSQFDLSLSLTETNEGLSAELNYNTDLFDDATAARMVDHFHCLLEQVAEAPERAVSRLPLLREPERATLLHAWNDTGLALPAPCTVHCLVEAQATRRPDAIAVRFGPQALTYAELDTRANRVANHLRHLGVGPGQRVGIFLERGLDLMAGLLGILKSGAAYVPLDPMYPALRLMHILEDSGVAALVTEPDLAALIPGWQGVQVRPSDTAGAASDAVIMDTQGTDLAYVLYTSGSTGRPKGVAVPHEAAVNFLTSMRREPGMTERDTLLAVTTVAFDISVLELFLPLSVGGCVFIASQEEAMDGTRLLPLMTASGATMMQATPSTWRMLLSLGGASPPAMKLLCGGEALPPELLAPLRARCSELWNMYGPTETTVWSTVSRLESGAPITLGRPIANTQAHVLDAWLQPVPPGVVGTLFLGGLGVARGYLNRPDLTAEQFVPDPHSHRPGARLYRTGDLARRRPDGSLEFLGRGDGQVKVRGHRIELGDIEARLAQHPGVAETAVRPWGPPSDPMLVAYVRPGPGVTLDEAALRGHLRAQLPSYMLPASFVVLESFPRTANNKLDRKALPPPDLGARAATTFVAPRTPDEQRLADIWREVLGVERVGMEDDFFALGGHSMKAVQALARIQEAWRVEVTLRVLFEHPTLGAMSKHLEAAKPAPSRPAPPPLMARPRQARRVQADSRADLNLPDSSTQSD, from the coding sequence GTGAGCGCCACCACCCCACGCCCCATCGACGCGTTGATGCAGCACCTGCGCGGCCTCGACATCCGGCTGTGGCTGGAGGGAGAGCGGCTGCGCTTCAGCGCGCCCCCCGGAGCGCTCACGCCGGAGCTCCAGGCCGAGCTGAAGGAGCGCAAGGCAGAGCTCATCACCTTCCTGCAAGGCGCCGCACAGGCCACGCGCGGCGCCACGGAGACCATTCCGCCCCGCCCCCGCGACGAGGCGTCTCCGCTGTCCTCGAGCCAGCAGCGGCTGTGGTTCCTGGAGCAGCTCGAGGGGCCCTCGGGTGCCTATACGATGCCCGCGGCGCTGCGCCTCACGGGGGCGCTGGATGTGCACGCGCTGGAGCGCGCGCTGACCGCCATCGTCCGGCGCCATGAGGTGCTCCGGACACGCTACGCCATGGACGGAGGACGTCCCTTCCAGCACCTCCTGCCCGATGCCACCGTGACGCTGGAGCGGGTGGACCTGGAGCCGCTCCCCACCGAGACGCGCCTCCCGGAGGTCCATCGCCGCGCCTCCGAGGAAGCTCGGGCGCCGTTCGACTTGTCGCGCGACCTTCCGCTGCGCGCGCGCCTGCTCCGGTTGGAGGCACGCGAGCATGTGCTGCTGCTCACGCTGCACCACATCGCGAGCGACGGCTGGTCCCTCGGCGTGCTGATGCGGGAGCTGGCCGCGCACTACCAGGCGCTCACCGCGGGAGGAGAGGCCGCGCTCCCCGCACTGCCCATCCAGTACGCGGACTATGCGCATTGGCAGCGGCGCCGCTCGGAGGACGGGGCACTGAAGGCTCACGTCGAGTGGTGGCGCGAGCGCCTCTCCGGCGCACCGGCGTTGCTCGAGCTCCCCACGGACCGTCCCCGCCCCGCGTCCCAGCGCTTCCTCGGGGCCACGCGGCGCTTCACCGTTCCGTCGGCCCTCACCGGCCAGCTCAAGCAGCGCGCCCGCGACGCGGAGGCCACGCTGTTCATGACGCTGCTGACCGCGTTCGGCGTGCTGCTCTCCCGCTACAGCGGCCAGCGAGACGTCGTGGTCGGGACGCCCATCGCCAACCGGCCCGCTTCGACGGAAGCCCTCATCGGCCTCTTCGCCAACACGCTCCCGCTGCGCGTGTCCCTGGAGGGTGACCCGACCTTCTCGGCCCTGCTCCGCGAGGTGCGCCGCGACACGCTCACCGCGTACTCGCATCAGGAGGTCCCGCTCGAACAGCTCGTCGAAGCGCTCCAGCCCGCACGCGACCTGAGCCACCCGCCGCTGTTCCAGGTCCTGCTCACCCTCCAGAACACGCCACCCGCGCCCCTGGCGCTTCCGGGGCTCGCGCTGGAGCTGCTCGTCGTGGAGAGCGGGACGTCGCAGTTCGACCTGTCGCTGTCCCTGACGGAGACGAACGAGGGCCTGTCGGCCGAGCTCAACTACAACACCGACCTGTTCGACGACGCGACCGCCGCGCGCATGGTGGACCACTTCCACTGCCTGCTGGAGCAAGTGGCCGAGGCCCCCGAGCGCGCCGTCTCGCGCCTCCCGCTGCTGCGTGAGCCGGAGCGCGCGACCCTGTTGCACGCGTGGAACGACACCGGCCTCGCGCTCCCGGCCCCGTGCACCGTGCACTGCCTCGTCGAGGCCCAGGCCACACGCCGTCCGGACGCCATCGCCGTTCGCTTCGGCCCCCAGGCACTGACATACGCGGAGCTGGACACGCGGGCCAACCGCGTGGCGAACCACCTGCGGCACCTGGGAGTCGGACCCGGCCAGCGCGTGGGCATCTTCCTGGAACGTGGGCTCGACCTGATGGCCGGACTGCTCGGCATCCTCAAGTCGGGGGCTGCCTACGTCCCGCTCGACCCGATGTATCCGGCGCTTCGGTTGATGCACATCCTCGAGGACAGCGGCGTCGCGGCGCTGGTCACCGAGCCGGACCTGGCCGCGCTCATCCCTGGTTGGCAAGGGGTCCAGGTTCGTCCCTCCGACACCGCGGGGGCCGCCTCCGACGCGGTGATCATGGACACCCAAGGCACGGACCTGGCCTACGTGCTCTACACCTCCGGCTCGACGGGGCGGCCCAAGGGCGTGGCCGTTCCGCATGAGGCCGCGGTGAACTTCCTCACCTCGATGCGGCGCGAGCCCGGGATGACCGAGCGGGACACGCTGCTCGCGGTGACGACGGTCGCCTTCGACATCTCCGTGCTGGAGCTGTTCCTCCCGCTGAGCGTGGGCGGGTGCGTGTTCATCGCCAGCCAGGAGGAGGCCATGGACGGCACGCGCCTGTTGCCGCTCATGACGGCGAGCGGCGCCACGATGATGCAGGCCACGCCTTCCACCTGGCGGATGCTGCTGTCGCTGGGCGGGGCCAGCCCACCGGCGATGAAGCTGCTGTGCGGCGGCGAGGCACTGCCTCCCGAGCTGCTGGCTCCCTTGCGAGCACGTTGCTCGGAGCTGTGGAACATGTACGGCCCCACGGAGACCACCGTGTGGTCCACGGTGTCCCGCCTCGAGAGCGGAGCCCCCATCACGCTCGGCCGGCCCATCGCCAACACCCAGGCGCACGTGCTGGATGCGTGGCTCCAACCCGTCCCCCCGGGAGTGGTGGGCACGCTGTTCCTCGGCGGACTGGGCGTGGCTCGCGGCTACCTGAATCGCCCGGACCTCACCGCCGAGCAGTTCGTTCCAGACCCGCACTCCCATCGCCCTGGCGCGCGCCTCTACCGCACCGGAGACCTGGCGCGACGGAGGCCCGACGGCTCGCTGGAGTTCCTGGGACGCGGCGATGGACAGGTGAAGGTGCGAGGCCACCGCATCGAGTTGGGAGACATCGAAGCCCGCCTCGCCCAGCATCCCGGCGTGGCGGAGACGGCGGTGCGTCCGTGGGGCCCCCCGAGCGACCCGATGCTGGTCGCGTACGTCCGGCCCGGTCCTGGCGTCACGCTCGACGAAGCGGCCCTGCGCGGGCATCTCCGCGCACAGCTCCCCTCGTACATGCTGCCCGCGTCCTTCGTGGTGCTGGAGTCCTTCCCCCGCACCGCCAACAACAAGCTGGACCGCAAGGCGCTTCCTCCTCCCGACCTGGGCGCACGCGCGGCCACCACGTTCGTCGCGCCGCGCACCCCTGACGAGCAGCGCCTCGCGGACATCTGGCGCGAAGTGCTGGGCGTGGAGCGCGTCGGAATGGAGGACGACTTCTTCGCCTTGGGTGGCCATTCGATGAAGGCCGTCCAGGCGCTCGCGCGCATCCAGGAGGCCTGGCGCGTGGAGGTCACCCTGCGCGTCCTCTTCGAGCACCCGACCTTGGGAGCCATGTCGAAGCACCTGGAGGCCGCGAAACCCGCGCCGTCGCGACCCGCGCCACCGCCCCTCATGGCTCGCCCCCGGCAGGCACGCCGCGTCCAAGCGGACTCGCGCGCCGACCTCAACCTGCCGGACTCCTCGACTCAATCCGATTAG